Proteins encoded together in one Oncorhynchus nerka isolate Pitt River linkage group LG19, Oner_Uvic_2.0, whole genome shotgun sequence window:
- the cd74b gene encoding CD74 molecule, major histocompatibility complex, class II invariant chain b, protein MSDPQRQPLIGASSEQTAINVGTTAEGSNKRAFKIAGFTLLACLLIAGQALTAYFVLGQKNDIKDLQEESKSLKKELSQGRAAAVPMKLHVPMNTKPLLIDESADEGTSTQGPKEGSGSPTQCQLESTGLKPASIESFRPQCDEQGNYLLQQCLNDKPLCWCVDASGKQLSGTVTSGPASCGATSALNHVMAIPDVMLSNE, encoded by the exons ATGTCGGACCCACAGAGACAGCCCCTCATCGGAGCTTCCAGCGAGCAGACCGCAATTAATGTAGGAACTACAGCAGA AGGGTCCAACAAGAGGGCCTTCAAGATAGCCGGTTTCACCCTCTTGGCCTGCCTGCTCATTGCTGGTCAGGCTCTGACGGCCTACTTCGTCCTGGGCCAGAAGAACGACATTAAAGACCTGCAGGAAGAGAGCAAATCCCTGAAGAAGGAGCTGAGTCAAGGGCGCGCTG CTGCTGTCCCCATGAAGCTGCATGTGCCCATGAACACCAAGCCATTGCTGATCGATGAGTCTGCTGATGAG GGGACATCTACCCAAGGGCCAAAGGAAG GATCAGGTTCTCCCACGCAGTGTCAGCTGGAGTCAACAGGGTTGAAGCCAGCGAGTATTGAATCCTTCCGACCCCAGTGTGATGAGCAGGGCAACTACCTGCTCCAGCAGTGCTTGAACGACAAACCCCTTTGCTGGTGTGTGGATGCCAGTGGGAAGCAGCTCTCTGGCACCGTAACCAGTGGGCCTGCTAGTTGCGGCGCCACATCCG CACTGAATCATGTGATGGCCATACCTGATGTGATGCTGAGTA ATGAGTAA